A genome region from Triticum aestivum cultivar Chinese Spring chromosome 2B, IWGSC CS RefSeq v2.1, whole genome shotgun sequence includes the following:
- the LOC123038986 gene encoding bidirectional sugar transporter SWEET4-like: MVIPVWKEGSVGDRKAYAHLFAFFNSVMWTLYASTDLPSTLLFSIISGMGIVVHFFYINFYIYFADGKKRVQTLGLSFTFCDAAFIMAELVASMVLISHRWSSTFVHVFAAVSGASTQIVPTYDLVIIVMNYRQINNINPIITAVISLFSACTWTVTWTPYGFMSVPVNPYVVVPNLMGILSAAAQIVVYSYLLYRKTGTNSVQTAAVDQSGKLEIELPVSSV; encoded by the exons GGAGATCGGAAGGCATATGCACACCTCTTCGCGTTCTTCAACAGCGTGATGTGGACATTGTATGCCTCAACGGATCTCCCCAGCACGCTCTTGTTTTCCATCATCAGTGGAATGGGCATCGTCGTTCATTTCTTCTACATCAACTTCTACATCTACTTTGCGGACGGGAAGAAACGCGTGCAAACCCTCGGCCTTTCCTTCACATTCTGTGACGCCGCCTTTATAATGGCAGAATTAGTAGCTTCGATGGTGCTCATCTCTCATAGGTGGAGTAGTACTTTTGTCCATGTCTTTGCTGCAGTATCCGGAGCATCTACACAAATTGTTCCAACATATGACCTG GTTATAATAGTGATGAACTACAGGCAGATCAACAACATCAACCCAATAATCACGGCTGTCATTTCCCTCTTCAGTGCATGTACCTGGACCGTAACCTGGACCCCCTATGGCTTCATGTCCGTCCCCGTTAATCCCTACGTTGTG GTACCCAATCTCATGGGCATTCTATCCGCGGCTGCGCAAATCGTTGTATACTCCTACCTATTATATCGCAAGACTGGTACAAACTCCGTCCAAACAGCTGCAGTGGACCAGAGCGGCAAACTGGAAATAGAGCTCCCAGTTTCTTCGGTGTAG